In Phreatobacter stygius, a genomic segment contains:
- a CDS encoding type III polyketide synthase: MDHAVKLVSLGTAVPDHVLTQRDVTAAAQEVFGPRYPGFGPMARVFASAGINKRHVVKPLDWFFEPRGWPERTEAFLEGAGRLFVDAASQALEAAGLGARDIDCIVTICSTGIATPSLEARAAKAMGFRDDARRVPVFGLGCAGGVTGLSLAAELARARPGTHVLVVAVEICSLAFRLDQLTKANIVATALFGDGAAACVLRAGPDGIASVEASGEHCWSDTLDIMGWKLDGQGFGVVFSQAIPPFVEANIATAISGILRRAGLARQDVGRFICHPGGTKVIQALEHALALGQGALDHERQVLSEYGNMSAPSVLFVLERALEAGLPERSVLTALGPGFTASCAVLKSAA; the protein is encoded by the coding sequence GTGGATCATGCTGTCAAACTCGTATCGCTCGGCACGGCGGTGCCTGATCACGTGCTCACGCAGCGCGACGTCACGGCGGCGGCTCAAGAAGTGTTCGGCCCGCGTTATCCCGGCTTCGGCCCGATGGCCCGCGTCTTCGCCAGCGCCGGCATAAACAAGCGCCATGTGGTGAAGCCATTGGACTGGTTTTTCGAACCACGCGGCTGGCCGGAGCGCACCGAGGCGTTCCTGGAGGGCGCCGGGCGGCTGTTCGTCGATGCCGCCAGCCAGGCCCTCGAAGCCGCCGGCCTCGGAGCCCGCGACATCGATTGCATCGTGACAATATGCTCGACCGGCATCGCCACCCCCAGCCTCGAGGCGCGCGCTGCCAAGGCCATGGGCTTCCGCGACGACGCGCGGCGCGTACCGGTGTTTGGGCTCGGCTGCGCCGGCGGCGTGACCGGCCTGTCGCTTGCCGCCGAACTCGCCCGCGCCCGCCCGGGAACCCATGTGCTTGTCGTGGCGGTGGAGATCTGCAGCCTGGCGTTCCGGCTCGACCAGCTGACCAAGGCCAATATCGTCGCCACCGCCCTGTTCGGCGACGGGGCCGCGGCCTGCGTGCTGCGCGCCGGCCCGGACGGCATCGCCTCGGTCGAAGCCTCGGGCGAACATTGCTGGTCCGATACGCTCGACATCATGGGCTGGAAACTCGATGGCCAGGGCTTCGGCGTCGTCTTCTCCCAGGCGATACCGCCCTTCGTGGAAGCCAATATCGCCACTGCGATCTCCGGCATCCTCAGGCGCGCCGGCCTCGCCAGGCAGGACGTCGGCCGCTTCATCTGTCATCCCGGCGGCACCAAGGTTATCCAGGCGCTGGAACATGCGCTGGCGCTGGGCCAGGGAGCGCTCGACCATGAGCGCCAGGTGCTGAGCGAGTATGGCAACATGTCGGCGCCGAGCGTGCTTTTCGTGCTCGAACGCGCGCTTGAGGCAGGCCTGCCCGAGCGCTCGGTGCTGACCGCGCTCGGACCAGGCTTCACCGCGAGCTGCGCAGTCCTGAAGAGCGCAGCGTGA
- the ada gene encoding bifunctional DNA-binding transcriptional regulator/O6-methylguanine-DNA methyltransferase Ada: MDPRWQAVLARDSAFDGRFFYGVLTTGIYCRPSCPSRHAKPENVSFHLTCEAAARAGFRPCRRCKPNEAGLAEQQAAMVADICRFIEAAEEEPRLEELAREAGMSPFHFHRVFKSVTGVTPKAYASAHRSERVRAELVRPGASVTSAIYGAGFNSNGRFYATSNEVLGMKPTDYRAGGANTEIHFAIGECSLGSILVARSERGVCAILLGDNPDALARDLQDRFPQASLIGGDVAFESLVAKVVGFVEAPGLGLDLPLDVRGTAFQQRVWQALRDIPAGETVSYSELAKRIGAPKAVRAVAQACAANTIAVAIPCHRVVRNDGALSGYRWGVERKRALIAKENAA; encoded by the coding sequence ATGGATCCGCGCTGGCAGGCGGTTCTCGCCCGCGACAGTGCCTTCGACGGCCGCTTCTTTTATGGCGTCCTGACGACTGGAATCTATTGCCGGCCGTCCTGTCCGTCGCGGCACGCCAAGCCCGAGAATGTCAGCTTCCATCTGACCTGCGAGGCCGCTGCCCGGGCGGGTTTCCGTCCTTGCCGGCGCTGCAAACCCAATGAGGCGGGCCTTGCCGAGCAGCAGGCGGCGATGGTTGCCGACATCTGCCGTTTCATCGAGGCGGCGGAGGAAGAGCCGCGCCTCGAAGAGCTCGCCCGCGAGGCCGGCATGAGTCCGTTCCATTTCCACCGGGTGTTCAAATCGGTCACCGGCGTGACGCCAAAAGCCTATGCCAGCGCCCATCGCTCCGAACGGGTGCGGGCCGAACTGGTCAGGCCGGGCGCCTCGGTCACCTCGGCGATCTATGGCGCGGGCTTCAACTCGAACGGACGCTTTTATGCAACCTCCAACGAGGTGCTGGGCATGAAGCCGACCGACTATCGCGCCGGCGGCGCCAATACCGAGATCCATTTCGCCATTGGCGAATGTTCACTCGGTTCCATCCTGGTGGCCAGGAGCGAGCGTGGCGTCTGCGCCATTCTTTTGGGCGACAATCCCGATGCTCTCGCCCGCGACCTGCAGGACCGCTTTCCGCAGGCCAGCCTGATCGGCGGCGATGTCGCCTTCGAGAGCCTGGTCGCCAAGGTCGTCGGTTTTGTCGAGGCGCCGGGGCTCGGGCTCGACCTGCCGCTGGATGTGCGCGGCACGGCGTTCCAGCAGCGGGTCTGGCAGGCCTTGCGCGACATCCCGGCGGGCGAGACCGTCAGCTATTCGGAGCTTGCCAAACGGATCGGCGCGCCGAAGGCGGTGCGCGCGGTGGCCCAGGCCTGCGCCGCCAACACCATCGCGGTGGCGATCCCCTGCCACCGGGTCGTCAGGAATGATGGCGCGCTGTCGGGCTATCGCTGGGGCGTCGAGCGCAAGCGCGCGCTGATCGCAAAGGAGAATGCGGCATGA
- a CDS encoding 2OG-Fe(II) oxygenase gives MIDWTAVADELASQGAAVMPALLTPEECREIAALYPDDKRFRSHVVMARHGFGKGEYKYFSYPLPDLIGGLRTSLYPRLAPIANEWNQRMGIDTRYPAEHQEFLALCHRAGQQRPTPLLLQYVPGDYNCLHQDLYGDLAFPLQVAILLSEPGRDFTGGEFVLTEQRPRMQTRPEVVPLRQGDAVVFAVHHRPVKGSRGSYRVNLRHGVSRIRSGRRHTVGVIFHDAK, from the coding sequence ATGATCGACTGGACCGCGGTCGCCGACGAACTCGCCAGTCAGGGCGCGGCCGTCATGCCCGCCCTGCTGACGCCTGAGGAGTGCCGGGAGATCGCGGCGCTCTATCCCGACGACAAGCGGTTCCGCAGCCATGTCGTCATGGCGCGTCACGGTTTCGGCAAAGGCGAGTACAAATATTTCTCCTATCCGCTGCCCGACCTGATCGGCGGCCTGCGCACATCGCTCTATCCGCGCCTTGCGCCGATCGCCAATGAGTGGAACCAGCGCATGGGCATCGACACGCGTTATCCGGCGGAGCACCAGGAGTTCCTGGCGCTTTGCCACCGGGCCGGTCAGCAGCGGCCGACGCCATTGCTGCTGCAATATGTCCCCGGCGACTACAATTGCCTGCACCAGGATCTCTATGGCGACCTCGCCTTTCCGCTGCAGGTGGCAATCCTGCTGTCGGAGCCGGGCAGGGATTTCACCGGCGGCGAATTCGTGCTGACCGAGCAGCGTCCGCGCATGCAGACGCGGCCCGAGGTCGTGCCGCTGCGCCAAGGCGACGCGGTGGTCTTCGCGGTGCATCACCGGCCGGTCAAGGGCAGCCGCGGCAGCTACCGGGTCAATTTGCGCCACGGCGTCAGCCGGATCCGCTCCGGCCGCCGCCACACGGTCGGCGTCATCTTCCACGACGCCAAATAG
- a CDS encoding molybdopterin-containing oxidoreductase family protein, whose amino-acid sequence METVRVVCAHDCPDMCSLLAHVEDDKVIRVQGDPDQPYTAGFACAKVNRDAELVHSPERLTTPLRRTGPKGSGQFEPISWEAALDEIASRWTAIIAESGPEALLGYAYSAHQGQMNRHIVNGLFHALGASRLQAGTVCDTCCETAWDLTLGPVGSADPESVVDSDLVIAWGCDLMAVNVHFWAKVEALRKKGVKVVVIDPRRSRTAASADWHLPIRIGTDAALVLGIVHILVRDGLCDRAYLAANTLGFEPWERDVVPRFTPEYTAAVTGLAIADIEKLAAMYGAAKRSFIRIGEGMTRLARGGQALRAVASLPAVTGAYGRQGGGALLMTAASMDFKFGFVKKPSGPATARQVNHLRLGDDLLNLKDPPLRSILIAANNPAVTCPEANKVRAGLSREDLFVVVHDPFMTDTARYADIVLPATTYLETQDFYRAYGSYYMQYAPAAVAPQGQAWSNFRLAQALARRLGLTDPVFRMSEQEILPEFFRGATGAVAHVDPAKVIGGGPIKVAPSGGQEFRTPSGKLEIYSAALAAQGLSPLPDWQPDEEEVRDAARWPLRLLTAPSYFQPHTAYSGVQFLRKREGEPFCVLNPSDAARRNLADGQKVRLYNERAAVGLILRVGDEITEGVILVPGQRPGAEAVDGTINMLCSDRLTDMGEGACYQSTFLDVEAWDRPAARA is encoded by the coding sequence ATGGAAACGGTTCGCGTCGTCTGCGCTCATGATTGCCCGGACATGTGCTCGCTTCTCGCCCATGTCGAGGATGACAAGGTGATCCGCGTCCAGGGCGATCCCGATCAGCCCTATACCGCCGGTTTTGCCTGCGCCAAGGTCAATCGCGACGCCGAACTCGTGCATTCGCCGGAACGTCTCACCACGCCGCTGCGCCGCACCGGCCCGAAGGGCTCGGGCCAGTTCGAGCCGATCAGCTGGGAGGCCGCGCTCGACGAGATCGCCAGCCGCTGGACGGCGATAATAGCCGAATCCGGACCGGAGGCGCTGCTCGGTTATGCCTATAGCGCCCACCAGGGCCAGATGAACCGGCATATCGTCAACGGCCTGTTCCACGCGCTGGGCGCAAGCCGGCTGCAGGCCGGCACGGTCTGCGACACGTGCTGCGAAACCGCCTGGGATCTGACCCTTGGCCCGGTTGGCAGCGCCGATCCGGAATCGGTCGTCGATTCCGATCTGGTCATCGCCTGGGGCTGCGACCTGATGGCGGTCAACGTGCATTTCTGGGCCAAGGTCGAAGCGCTCCGCAAAAAGGGCGTCAAGGTCGTGGTGATCGACCCTCGGCGCAGCCGTACGGCCGCCAGCGCCGACTGGCACCTGCCGATCCGCATCGGCACCGATGCGGCGCTGGTGCTCGGCATCGTCCATATCCTGGTTCGCGACGGGCTCTGCGACCGCGCCTATCTCGCGGCCAACACGCTCGGCTTCGAGCCATGGGAACGCGACGTCGTGCCACGCTTCACGCCCGAGTACACCGCGGCCGTGACCGGGCTTGCCATCGCCGATATCGAAAAGCTCGCGGCCATGTATGGCGCCGCCAAACGCTCGTTCATCCGCATTGGCGAGGGCATGACACGGCTTGCCAGGGGCGGCCAGGCGCTGCGCGCCGTCGCCTCGCTGCCCGCCGTCACCGGCGCCTATGGCCGTCAGGGCGGCGGCGCGCTGCTGATGACCGCGGCCTCGATGGATTTCAAGTTCGGCTTCGTGAAGAAGCCGTCGGGCCCGGCCACCGCGCGGCAGGTCAATCACCTGAGGCTCGGCGACGATCTCCTGAACCTCAAGGACCCGCCGCTGCGCTCGATCCTGATCGCCGCCAACAATCCGGCGGTGACCTGTCCCGAGGCGAACAAGGTCCGCGCCGGCTTGTCGCGCGAGGACCTGTTCGTGGTGGTGCACGACCCGTTCATGACCGATACGGCGCGTTATGCCGATATCGTGCTGCCGGCCACCACCTATCTGGAGACGCAGGACTTCTATCGCGCCTATGGCAGCTATTACATGCAATATGCGCCGGCGGCCGTCGCCCCGCAGGGGCAGGCCTGGTCGAATTTCCGCCTCGCCCAGGCACTGGCCCGGCGCCTGGGTCTGACCGACCCGGTCTTTCGGATGAGCGAGCAGGAGATCCTGCCGGAATTCTTCCGCGGTGCGACCGGCGCCGTCGCCCATGTCGATCCGGCCAAGGTGATCGGCGGCGGGCCGATCAAGGTGGCGCCGTCGGGCGGCCAGGAATTCCGCACGCCGTCGGGCAAGCTCGAGATCTATTCGGCCGCGCTCGCCGCACAGGGCCTGTCGCCGCTGCCGGACTGGCAGCCCGATGAGGAAGAGGTCCGGGACGCGGCGCGCTGGCCGCTCCGGCTCCTGACCGCGCCGTCCTATTTCCAGCCGCACACCGCCTATTCCGGCGTCCAGTTCCTGCGCAAGCGCGAGGGCGAGCCGTTCTGCGTGCTCAATCCGAGCGATGCGGCGCGCCGCAACCTCGCCGACGGGCAGAAGGTCCGGCTCTACAACGAGCGCGCGGCGGTCGGCCTGATCCTGCGTGTCGGCGACGAGATCACCGAAGGCGTGATCCTGGTGCCCGGCCAGCGGCCGGGCGCGGAAGCGGTCGACGGCACGATCAACATGCTCTGCTCCGACCGGCTGACCGACATGGGCGAAGGTGCCTGCTACCAGAGCACCTTCCTTGATGTCGAAGCCTGGGACCGGCCGGCGGCCCGGGCCTGA
- a CDS encoding PLP-dependent aminotransferase family protein has protein sequence MAMSRRLDLIAWAAKSGAWIIEDDYDSEFRYIGRPLASLQGLDRDGCVIYVGTLSKILFPGIRLGFAVLPESLIPVFKAARYLADRQPPTPHQTIVAEFMRQGLLTSHIRRMRQRYREARDVVVDSISRELGDLIEIEVPECGIQLVLHFREAISDLAVTAEARRAGVVVKPVSPLYLEAEPRSGLVLGYSGFDPHQLRAAAVKLAKATLAVARRKAS, from the coding sequence ATGGCCATGTCGCGCCGGCTCGACCTGATCGCCTGGGCGGCGAAGAGCGGCGCCTGGATCATCGAGGACGATTACGACAGCGAGTTCCGCTATATCGGCCGGCCGCTGGCCTCGCTCCAGGGCCTCGATCGCGACGGCTGCGTCATCTATGTCGGCACGCTCAGCAAGATCCTGTTTCCCGGCATCCGGCTCGGCTTCGCGGTTCTGCCGGAAAGCCTCATTCCGGTGTTCAAGGCCGCCCGCTATCTGGCCGACCGGCAGCCGCCGACACCGCATCAGACGATCGTCGCCGAATTCATGCGTCAGGGCCTGCTGACCAGCCATATCAGGCGGATGCGCCAGCGTTATCGCGAGGCGCGCGACGTGGTGGTGGACTCGATCAGCCGGGAACTCGGCGACCTGATCGAGATCGAGGTCCCGGAATGCGGCATCCAGCTGGTGCTGCATTTCCGTGAGGCGATCTCGGATCTCGCCGTGACGGCCGAAGCCCGGCGCGCCGGCGTGGTGGTGAAACCGGTGAGCCCGCTCTATCTGGAGGCCGAGCCGCGCAGCGGCCTGGTGCTCGGCTATTCCGGTTTCGACCCGCATCAGCTGCGCGCCGCGGCGGTGAAACTCGCCAAGGCGACGCTGGCGGTGGCGCGCCGCAAGGCGTCCTGA
- a CDS encoding PLP-dependent aminotransferase family protein: protein MRTAPTRSKWAEFLDLEIDPASDRPLFQQIYLMLRTAIVSNALSPGSRLPSTRQLADRLDVSRTSVLTAYEQLIAEGYIAGQAGSGTYVSHDVPQAMAVATPPAATLRKASRRTLSQAGQRYMAVSTDLTVTEHLAFGTGCCSIDAVTVEGWRRISAQEMRRFNPVNLGYADPTGEYALRNEVAQYLRAARAVQCDPEQIIILSGAQQAIDLSLRTLIDPGDPVWVEDPGYMATRAALIAAGAKLVPVPIDSDGLMVHEGIARAPKARAVFVTPRTSSRPARSWPCRAGST from the coding sequence ATGCGAACAGCTCCGACACGCTCGAAATGGGCCGAATTTCTCGATCTCGAGATCGATCCGGCCAGCGACCGGCCGCTGTTCCAGCAGATCTACCTGATGTTGCGCACGGCGATCGTGTCGAATGCCCTGTCGCCCGGCAGCCGGCTGCCCTCGACCCGGCAACTCGCCGACCGGCTCGATGTGTCCCGCACCTCGGTGCTGACGGCCTATGAGCAATTGATCGCCGAAGGCTATATCGCCGGACAGGCCGGCTCCGGCACCTATGTATCGCATGACGTGCCGCAGGCGATGGCGGTCGCGACGCCGCCGGCGGCGACACTGCGCAAGGCCAGCCGGCGGACGCTGTCGCAGGCCGGTCAGCGCTACATGGCGGTCTCGACCGATCTCACGGTGACCGAACATCTGGCTTTCGGCACTGGCTGCTGTTCGATCGACGCGGTGACGGTGGAAGGCTGGCGCCGGATCAGCGCGCAGGAAATGCGCCGGTTCAATCCGGTCAATCTCGGTTATGCCGATCCGACCGGCGAATACGCGCTGCGCAACGAGGTCGCGCAATATTTGCGGGCGGCGCGCGCCGTGCAATGCGACCCGGAACAGATCATCATCCTGTCCGGCGCCCAGCAGGCGATCGACCTGTCGCTGCGCACCCTGATCGATCCGGGCGATCCCGTCTGGGTCGAGGATCCCGGCTATATGGCGACCCGTGCGGCGCTGATCGCGGCGGGCGCCAAGCTGGTTCCGGTGCCGATCGACAGCGACGGCCTGATGGTCCACGAGGGTATTGCCCGCGCGCCCAAGGCGCGCGCCGTCTTTGTCACCCCTCGCACCAGTTCCCGACCGGCTCGGTCATGGCCATGTCGCGCCGGCTCGACCTGA
- a CDS encoding MFS transporter: MAVQVPRDFRRVIVAASVGNVIEWYDFYIFGSLAAVLSVKFFEQSHPVAALLSTIALFTAGFLIRPLGAFLFGWMGDRIGRKYTFLVTLSGMGLGTGAIGLIPTYESIGLTAAFLLFAMRMIQGLCLGGEYGGAITYVAEHVPDERRGYYTGWLQTSPTLGIVVSLAVIIATRTYFGEAAFNAWAWRVPFLLSFLLVAVAIYIRLQLRETPIFEEIKAKGQMTKNPWKEAFLSANIKYVGIATIVLIGQGVVWYSGQFWALYYLQQVSKVDPLTSAYIVGAALLIATPSLIFFGWLSDIIGRKPVILGGMLLAALTYYPLYLWLGAVTQPGNINYPVAIFIIFILVCYVGMVYGPVGAFLAEYFPGRIRYTSVSVPYHIGNGWGGGLVPFVTSAAFAATGSIGYALIYPIAVPAVCFLLALYLMPETRKISIWEPIEPRPAH, from the coding sequence ATGGCAGTTCAAGTCCCACGGGATTTCCGCCGCGTGATCGTCGCCGCGTCGGTGGGCAACGTCATCGAATGGTATGACTTCTATATCTTCGGCAGCCTGGCTGCGGTTCTGTCGGTCAAGTTCTTCGAACAATCCCATCCGGTCGCAGCGCTCTTGAGCACGATTGCGCTGTTCACCGCCGGCTTCCTGATCCGCCCACTCGGCGCATTCCTCTTCGGATGGATGGGCGACCGGATCGGCCGCAAATACACGTTCCTCGTTACGTTGAGCGGAATGGGACTGGGCACGGGTGCGATCGGGCTGATCCCGACCTATGAGTCGATCGGCCTGACCGCCGCGTTCCTGCTCTTCGCCATGCGGATGATCCAGGGCCTGTGCCTCGGCGGTGAATATGGCGGCGCCATCACCTATGTCGCCGAGCATGTCCCGGATGAAAGGCGGGGCTATTACACCGGCTGGCTGCAGACCTCCCCGACACTCGGGATCGTGGTGTCGCTCGCCGTCATCATCGCGACACGCACCTATTTCGGCGAGGCCGCGTTCAACGCATGGGCCTGGCGTGTTCCGTTCCTGTTGTCCTTCCTGCTGGTCGCCGTCGCGATCTATATCCGGCTCCAACTGCGGGAGACGCCGATCTTCGAGGAGATCAAGGCCAAGGGGCAAATGACCAAAAATCCCTGGAAGGAAGCCTTTCTCAGCGCCAACATCAAATATGTCGGGATCGCCACCATCGTGCTGATCGGGCAAGGCGTGGTCTGGTACAGTGGCCAGTTCTGGGCGTTGTATTACCTGCAGCAGGTCTCCAAGGTCGACCCGCTCACCTCGGCCTATATCGTGGGCGCCGCGCTGCTCATCGCAACGCCGAGCCTGATCTTTTTTGGCTGGCTGTCCGACATCATCGGCCGCAAGCCGGTGATCCTGGGAGGCATGTTGCTCGCCGCGCTGACCTATTATCCGCTGTACCTGTGGCTGGGAGCGGTCACGCAGCCCGGCAATATCAACTATCCCGTCGCCATCTTCATCATCTTCATTCTGGTTTGCTATGTCGGGATGGTCTATGGCCCGGTCGGGGCGTTCCTGGCGGAATATTTCCCCGGCAGGATCCGCTATACCTCGGTATCGGTGCCGTATCATATCGGCAATGGCTGGGGTGGCGGGTTGGTGCCGTTCGTCACCTCGGCGGCCTTCGCGGCGACCGGCAGCATTGGCTATGCGCTGATCTACCCGATCGCGGTTCCCGCGGTGTGCTTCCTGCTCGCCCTCTACCTGATGCCGGAGACCCGCAAGATCAGCATCTGGGAGCCGATCGAGCCGAGACCCGCGCACTGA
- a CDS encoding MFS transporter: MMIRSNAVLLAAIAVSAVSQSSIFAVLPPLARDIGLSDIEIGSVASIAAFCFVASAPFLGSLSERHGRVPFIVTGLAAAIVTNLIFALTLQAGLGGALSAAAVYGLLLGSRIMLNISWGGMFPAAFAYMADSAPAERRSTGAALIGAAFGIGSIVGPSVAWALTPFGSTAPFIGIASLSLASLIAVMLRLPEPRAAATHGHDAAEPDAPASADGFAQALMRLWPYLLIGLAAAMAAIMIQQLTAFRLQDQFDLTTADAARYAGFALTVLAIATVAAQSLVIWRGESWRPATLLCLGAGAAVIGSAGFALAGLVPAALDNLALVLQCTALVMLGIGIGFVLPSNAAAVMLATGAHSQGRAAGLLNAALGAGTMAGPLLGTALYRVSPSGPFALATLLFSVALIAAVWLRLQPTSDLNLPEACADPSAK, translated from the coding sequence ATGATGATCCGGTCCAACGCTGTCTTGCTGGCAGCCATCGCAGTGTCGGCCGTCAGTCAGTCGTCGATCTTCGCGGTGCTGCCGCCGCTGGCGCGAGACATTGGCCTTTCGGATATCGAGATCGGTTCGGTCGCGTCGATCGCGGCCTTCTGTTTCGTCGCCTCCGCGCCCTTTCTCGGCAGCCTCAGCGAGCGCCACGGGCGTGTGCCGTTCATCGTCACCGGCCTCGCCGCGGCGATCGTCACCAACCTCATTTTCGCGCTGACCCTGCAGGCCGGGCTCGGCGGCGCGCTGAGCGCCGCGGCGGTCTATGGCCTGCTGCTCGGCTCGCGGATCATGCTGAATATCAGTTGGGGCGGGATGTTTCCGGCCGCTTTCGCCTATATGGCGGATTCGGCCCCGGCCGAGCGGCGCAGCACCGGCGCGGCGCTCATCGGGGCTGCCTTCGGCATCGGCTCGATCGTCGGCCCGTCCGTGGCCTGGGCTTTGACGCCGTTCGGTTCCACCGCGCCGTTCATCGGCATTGCCAGCCTGTCGCTCGCCAGCCTGATCGCCGTCATGCTGCGTCTGCCGGAACCGCGCGCCGCGGCAACCCACGGCCACGACGCGGCCGAGCCTGACGCACCGGCGTCAGCCGATGGCTTCGCGCAGGCCCTCATGCGCCTCTGGCCTTATCTTCTGATCGGGCTTGCGGCTGCCATGGCCGCCATCATGATCCAGCAGCTTACCGCCTTCCGGTTGCAGGATCAGTTCGATCTGACGACCGCGGACGCTGCCCGCTATGCCGGCTTTGCCTTGACCGTCCTGGCGATCGCGACTGTTGCGGCCCAGAGCCTGGTCATCTGGCGGGGCGAGAGCTGGAGGCCTGCGACGCTGCTCTGTCTTGGCGCCGGCGCGGCGGTGATCGGCAGCGCCGGTTTTGCGCTCGCCGGGCTGGTGCCGGCCGCGTTGGACAACCTCGCGCTGGTCTTGCAATGCACCGCCCTGGTCATGCTCGGCATCGGCATCGGCTTCGTCCTGCCGAGCAATGCCGCAGCCGTCATGCTGGCGACCGGCGCGCATTCGCAGGGGCGGGCAGCCGGACTTTTGAACGCGGCGCTGGGGGCTGGAACCATGGCCGGGCCGCTGCTTGGCACCGCGCTCTATCGCGTCAGCCCGTCCGGGCCCTTCGCCCTTGCGACGCTCCTGTTCAGTGTCGCGCTTATCGCCGCGGTCTGGCTCAGGCTGCAGCCGACCTCCGACTTGAACCTTCCGGAGGCTTGCGCCGACCCATCTGCCAAGTGA
- a CDS encoding M20 family metallopeptidase translates to MHSPSVALAQRLIQFRSLNPPGEEAACIAHLGALLSPAGLSVETYEFAPGRPSLVARLAGSGHEAPLCFTGHVDVVPLGMEPWSRDPFAGDIVDGKLYGRGSSDMKAGVAAFVTATLDLAAGGTQPRRGITLVITAGEETGCEGAFHLGRTGALGRAALLIVAEPTSNRPIIAHKGSVRVAVRARGRTVHSSMPELGDNAIDKIADWIQRLKAHRFAVPAHPLLGPTTASVTTVSGGLNINSVPDLASFTVDFRTIPAHRHGDLLAEIAELFGAEAEIEVITDFAGYSTDPADDALAPLFAILTERFGERPEPKGAPYFTDASALVPAFANVPTVVIGPGEAAQCHQTDEFCFVDRIDEAHAIYGDLITRFCVQG, encoded by the coding sequence ATGCATTCGCCAAGCGTCGCGCTGGCACAGCGCCTGATCCAGTTCCGCTCGCTCAACCCGCCGGGCGAGGAGGCCGCGTGTATCGCCCATCTCGGCGCGCTCCTGTCGCCGGCGGGATTGTCGGTCGAGACCTATGAATTTGCCCCCGGCCGGCCGTCGCTGGTGGCGCGGCTCGCGGGGAGCGGGCACGAGGCGCCACTCTGTTTCACCGGTCATGTCGATGTCGTACCGCTCGGCATGGAACCCTGGAGCCGGGATCCCTTCGCTGGCGACATCGTCGACGGCAAGCTCTATGGCCGCGGCAGCAGCGACATGAAAGCGGGCGTGGCGGCCTTCGTCACCGCGACGCTGGACCTGGCAGCCGGTGGAACCCAACCTCGCCGCGGCATCACGCTGGTCATCACCGCGGGCGAGGAAACCGGCTGCGAGGGCGCCTTCCACCTCGGCCGGACCGGGGCACTCGGCCGGGCGGCGCTCCTGATTGTCGCCGAACCCACGTCGAACCGCCCGATCATCGCCCATAAGGGCTCGGTGCGCGTGGCGGTGCGGGCGAGGGGGCGGACGGTGCATTCCTCGATGCCGGAACTCGGCGACAACGCCATCGACAAGATCGCCGATTGGATCCAGCGCCTGAAAGCACACCGCTTTGCGGTGCCGGCCCATCCGCTTCTCGGCCCGACGACCGCTTCCGTGACGACCGTCTCCGGTGGGCTCAACATCAATTCGGTGCCGGACCTCGCCTCGTTCACCGTAGATTTCCGCACGATCCCGGCCCACCGCCACGGCGATCTCCTGGCCGAAATCGCCGAGCTGTTCGGCGCGGAGGCCGAGATCGAGGTCATCACCGATTTTGCCGGGTACTCGACCGATCCGGCCGATGACGCGCTGGCGCCGCTGTTCGCGATCCTGACCGAGCGTTTCGGCGAGCGGCCGGAACCGAAGGGCGCGCCTTATTTCACCGACGCTTCGGCTTTGGTTCCTGCCTTCGCCAATGTTCCGACGGTGGTGATCGGACCGGGTGAGGCCGCGCAATGCCACCAGACCGACGAATTCTGCTTCGTCGACCGGATCGACGAGGCCCACGCGATCTATGGCGATCTGATCACGCGGTTCTGCGTGCAAGGGTAG
- a CDS encoding glutathione S-transferase produces the protein MKIYFSPASPFVRKCMVVAHELGLAGRIEKLASAAGPVVRDANIRADNPLGQVPTFFTDDGQALYDSRVICEFLDAEGGGTMFGSGKQRWTLLTEQALGDGLLGAALLIRYERVARPKEFYWADWEKGQMGKITDALDRMEKLAPELGGRVDIGTITFGCGLGYLDFRFPDYDWRADHPKTAAWYAAFNARPSMQATLPSA, from the coding sequence ATGAAGATCTATTTCTCGCCCGCTTCGCCCTTCGTGCGAAAGTGCATGGTGGTGGCCCATGAGCTGGGTCTCGCCGGCCGTATCGAAAAGCTCGCCAGCGCCGCTGGGCCGGTCGTTCGCGACGCGAATATCCGCGCCGATAACCCGCTCGGCCAGGTGCCGACCTTCTTCACCGACGACGGCCAGGCGCTCTATGACAGCCGGGTGATCTGCGAGTTTCTCGACGCCGAGGGCGGCGGCACGATGTTCGGCTCAGGCAAGCAGCGCTGGACGCTTTTGACCGAGCAGGCGCTCGGCGACGGCCTGCTCGGCGCGGCCCTGCTGATTCGCTACGAGCGGGTGGCGCGACCGAAGGAGTTCTATTGGGCCGATTGGGAAAAGGGCCAGATGGGCAAGATCACCGATGCCCTCGACCGTATGGAGAAGCTGGCGCCGGAGCTCGGCGGGCGGGTCGACATCGGCACCATCACCTTCGGCTGCGGGCTCGGCTATCTCGACTTCCGCTTCCCCGACTATGACTGGCGCGCCGATCACCCGAAGACCGCCGCCTGGTACGCCGCGTTCAACGCGCGTCCCTCGATGCAGGCGACGCTACCCAGCGCGTGA